The following coding sequences are from one Thamnophis elegans isolate rThaEle1 chromosome 5, rThaEle1.pri, whole genome shotgun sequence window:
- the MMP9 gene encoding matrix metalloproteinase-9 — translation MRVPAATLLFLLALPPLPCAWAAALQGKGPVVVNFPGDALSRLTERQLATRYLQRYGYLTASHPGGQVKLETPLRAMQKQLGLPQTGELDASTMAAVRAPRCGVPDVGRFQTFQGDLKWDHTDLTYRVVNYSPDLDGSVIEDAFTRAFKVWSQVTPLTFTRQQEGEVDILIQFGTGEHGDGYPFDGKDNLLAHAFPPGKDGFSGDAHFDDDEFWTLGTGLVVKTYFGNANGSSCRFPFTFEGKSYSTCTTEGREDGLPWCATTPNFDQDKKYGFCPSELLFTYDGNSDGEKCVFPFIFDGKSYQGCTTDGRTDGYRWCATTADFDKDKKYGFCPNRDTAVIGGNSQGEPCSFPFKFLGQMYSSCTTEGRTDGKLWCATTSDYDADKKWGLCPDQGYSLFLVAAHEFGHSLGLEHSSIREALMYPMYTYMADLQLHPDDVAGIQSLYGRGSGPQPTAPSPPSQAPTEAGDDDGSSVTETPAVDGRSSACQVGGFDGVGEIQKALHFFKDGQYWRMSSTGHGPLEGPLRIQSTWPDLPDVIDAAFQDPLTKKIFFFSGQRFWLSQGPRVLGPRSLDKLGIGRDVRKIVGSLTRKQGRILLFSGDQFWRLDVKKEQVDRGFPRYIDSLFPGVPTDANLVFQYKGRFHFCRHPFCWQMSPRYQVTRVGYFKQDVLKCPEQ, via the exons ATGAGGGTCCCCGCCGcgaccctcctcttcctcctggcgCTCCCGCCGCTGCCCTGCGCTTGGGCCGCCGCCCTGCAGGGGAAGGGCCCCGTGGTCGTCAACTTCCCCGGGGACGCGCTCAGCCGCCTGACGGAGCGGCAGTTGGCCACC CGCTACCTCCAGCGTTACGGGTACCTGACGGCGAGCCACCCCGGGGGGCAGGTGAAGCTGGAGACCCCCCTCAGGGCCATGCAGAAGCAGCTGGGCTTGCCGCAAACAGGGGAGCTGGACGCCTCCACCATGGCGGCCGTGCGGGCGCCCCGCTGCGGAGTCCCGGACGTGGGTCGCTTCCAGACCTTCCAGGGCGACCTCAAGTGGGACCACACGGATCTCACCTACCG GGTGGTCAACTATTCCCCTGACCTGGACGGCTCCGTCATCGAGGACGCCTTCACCAGAGCCTTCAAGGTGTGGAGCCAGGTGACCCCCCTCACCTTCACCCGCCAGCAGGAGGGGGAGGTGGACATCCTCATCCAGTTTGGAACCGGAG agcATGGTGACGGCTACCCTTTTGATGGCAAGGATAACCTTCTGGCCCATGCCTTCCCTCCTGGCAAAGACGGGTTCAGCGGGGATGCCCATTTTGACGATGACGAGTTCTGGACGCTGGGCACGGGCCTCG TGGTGAAGACCTACTTTGGCAATGCCAACGGCTCTTCCTGCCGCTTCCCCTTCACCTTTGAGGGCAAAAGCTACTCCACCTGCACCACTGAAGGGAGGGAAGACGGGCTGCCCTGGTGTGCCACCACCCCCAACTTTGACCAGGACAAGAAATACGGCTTCTGCCCCAGCGAAC TCCTCTTCACCTACGACGGGAACAGCGACGGGGAGAAGTGTGTCTTCCCCTTCATCTTTGACGGCAAATCCTACCAGGGTTGCACCACCGATGGCCGCACAGATGGCTACCGCTGGTGCGCGACCACCGCCGACTTTGACAAGGACAAGAAATATGGCTTCTGCCCAAATAGAG acacaGCTGTGATTGGAGGGAACTCCCAGGGGGAGCCCTGCTCCTTCCCCTTCAAGTTCCTGGGCCAGATGTACAGCAGCTGCACCACGGAGGGACGCACCGATGGGAAACTCTGGTGCGCCACGACCAGCGACTACGATGCGGACAAGAAGTGGGGCCTTTGCCCCGACCAAG GTTACAGCCTCTTCCTGGTTGCGGCACATGAGTTCGGCCACTCGCTGGGCCTGGAGCACTCCAGCATCCGGGAGGCCCTGATGTACCCCATGTACACCTACATGGCCGACCTCCAGCTGCATCCGGACGATGTGGCCGGGATCCAGTCCCTCTATG GTCGAGGATCCGGCCCTCAGCCCACGGCGCCCAGCCCCCCTTCTCAGGCCCCCACGGAAGCTGGGGATGACGACGGCTCTTCCGTGACCGAGACCCCCGCTGTGGATGGCCGGAGCAGTGCCTGCCAGGTGGGGGGCTTTGATGGGGTGGGCGAGATCCAGAAGGCGCTGCACTTCTTCAAGGACGG GCAATACTGGCGAATGTCGAGCACGGGGCACGGGCCCCTGGAGGGGCCCCTGCGGATCCAGAGCACCTGGCCGGACCTCCCAGATGTGATTGACGCAGCTTTCCAGGACCCTCTGACCAAGAAGATCTTCTTCTTCTCGG GCCAGCGCTTCTGGCTGTCCCAGGGGCCACGGGTGCTCGGCCCCCGGAGCCTTGACAAGCTGGGCATCGGGAGAGACGTGCGCAAGATTGTGGGGAGCCTGACACGGAAGCAGGGGAGAATCCTGCTCTTCAGCGGAGATCAGTTCTGGAG gctggatgtgaaaaaggagcaGGTGGACAGGGGTTTCCCCCGCTACATTGACAGCCTCTTTCCTGGGGTCCCCACTGATGCTAACCTGGTCTTCCAGTACAAAG GGAGGTTCCATTTCTGCCGCCACCCCTTCTGCTGGCAGATGAGCCCCCGCTACCAGGTGACCCGGGTGGGGTACTTCAAGCAGGACGTCCTGAAGTGCCCTGAACAATGA